A DNA window from Allokutzneria albata contains the following coding sequences:
- a CDS encoding vWA domain-containing protein: protein MRERLGFDIEVSHNEHLPPGARELDAVLSVSAAPLPAAPAEPPPAAEVIIFDGSAHLKQAVMAAVDALPDGVAFAVLAGSRMAFPVGRQFCPSTPENRAVAKAAVSIVTPSSGSATMRDWLALADRLFVEHEGAVRHALLVTAGDSGEDERDLARAADACAGHFVCDCVAVGENRDVTGLRTIANRLGGSVELVADPARLTTNLVSAVAGMVTKSVTDTALRLWLPKGARVRLLEQVHPVHVDLTQRRGRLGYRTDAWGAERREYHLRVELEPSGSGQSMIATRARLVRPAMVSEPGEFVPLAAGLVTASWSEDITRTLPLDSKVADVLGKADLAKAVRSALTARAEGNMVAANEQFSEAVRHAAEAGDTEMLNQLDRIVESDPVTGAVRIKEQPAANGTPVVPKAPKPARRRRAVVQAIESTLSTPSPRPRGRHRRADDEILDVPWDSALPEPLAPAEPPLPRVEALPEPPGEAPPAALPAVDALPRIEPLPPVEPMPAAEEPPRAEEPPLAEPQPVAAAPEPEQPPHVEPPSVSTPSAVGTPTNSDGLHDAEDPPAVELPSITALPNLRSKPSTVDSATGSWGGWPSLPTSQNGSTPQQPSANETTVLKRANGRRKHALPTGETPRIKKLLSQVSAPEPQATTVLKHDPAPTNATVALSPVSPPSESTPPTIVAPSVAEPTVVAASPAAPAPAAPPPAAAPTPVATAPATDRTVATPAAPTPVAAAPTVIAPTPPPTTAPAPVPPVTGPFQPVAPNGAVAPAPTVVAPAPWATPSIPGMPVPAMHPAHPMQASRPAIPLPSPPQLSAPLPIPTNGGRTSGPWPVQTPQVTTVRTGLALPADPRKDLETGLGVPAAQNFWFWVEIQAPAPVAGAEDAVLSVALFEFPGEFAIKQDAALGQIRLGADGSSTVLRQPSIVQDGTRLCFPVTSPYTLGPARLRCNVYWRQTLVQSILVHVQVTAKPVPCPNAMTSTVDYRVADPAETLGMPQVPEHSASLLLTGDGRGSQSVRLVASDGRETLRAETSLGEHQLAEEIRLARGALNRVAWASAEPWRAGLEYRYAKPPTVEQFTLDLGLLATHGRRLYQLLMSGVPEHVGAAFAKPGFVQVPIAPSSRHVLPTALIYDLPLDIGSPVLRLCADFLAAVQRGGLYGSPCFLRTCAHARQPDPATVCPGGFWGFRHALGLPVSVGLGPSLPPALPSGNGVGLAGGLYRGFPSAEEHSAALRRMLPWRGFQLGETHERTLSELDSDPQVVYFYAHGGVDGDTPFLRVGTDSEDPLTPADLRQRRLRWQRSRPLVFLNTSKVTGMRPERAMGLVGYFVNEALASGVIGTETTVFEELADEFGQEVLRSFVINRDAIGVAVMRARISLLAKGNPLGLAYVPFVSPSIGLAAG from the coding sequence ATGCGCGAGCGACTCGGATTCGACATCGAGGTCTCGCACAACGAGCACCTGCCGCCGGGCGCCCGCGAGCTGGACGCGGTGCTCTCGGTCAGCGCCGCCCCGCTGCCCGCCGCGCCCGCCGAACCGCCCCCGGCCGCCGAAGTGATCATCTTCGACGGCTCGGCCCACCTGAAGCAGGCCGTCATGGCCGCCGTGGACGCCCTGCCGGACGGCGTGGCCTTCGCCGTGCTCGCCGGGTCCCGGATGGCCTTCCCCGTCGGGCGCCAGTTCTGCCCGTCGACCCCCGAGAACCGCGCCGTCGCCAAGGCCGCGGTGTCCATCGTGACGCCCAGCAGCGGTTCCGCCACGATGCGCGACTGGCTCGCGCTGGCCGACCGGCTGTTCGTCGAACACGAGGGTGCCGTTCGCCACGCCCTGCTGGTCACGGCCGGTGACAGCGGGGAGGACGAGCGGGACCTCGCCCGGGCCGCCGACGCCTGCGCGGGGCATTTCGTCTGCGACTGCGTCGCCGTAGGCGAGAACCGCGACGTCACCGGACTGCGCACGATCGCCAACCGCCTCGGCGGCTCGGTCGAGCTCGTCGCCGACCCCGCGCGACTGACCACCAACCTGGTCAGCGCGGTCGCCGGGATGGTGACCAAGTCGGTGACCGACACCGCGCTGCGGCTGTGGCTGCCCAAGGGCGCCCGGGTCCGGCTGCTGGAGCAGGTCCACCCCGTGCACGTGGACCTGACGCAACGACGCGGCCGCCTCGGCTACCGCACCGACGCGTGGGGCGCCGAGCGGCGCGAGTACCACCTGCGCGTCGAACTGGAGCCCTCCGGCTCCGGCCAGTCCATGATCGCGACGAGGGCCCGGCTGGTGCGGCCGGCCATGGTGAGCGAACCGGGCGAGTTCGTCCCGCTCGCCGCGGGCCTGGTCACCGCGAGCTGGAGCGAGGACATCACCCGTACCCTGCCGCTGGATTCCAAGGTGGCGGACGTGCTGGGCAAGGCCGACCTGGCCAAGGCGGTGCGCTCCGCGCTGACCGCCCGCGCTGAAGGGAACATGGTGGCCGCGAACGAGCAGTTCAGCGAGGCCGTGCGGCACGCGGCCGAGGCCGGTGACACCGAGATGCTGAACCAGCTGGACCGGATCGTGGAGTCCGACCCGGTGACCGGCGCGGTCCGGATCAAGGAGCAGCCCGCCGCCAACGGCACGCCCGTTGTGCCCAAGGCTCCCAAGCCCGCCCGCAGGCGCCGCGCCGTCGTGCAGGCCATCGAGTCGACGCTCAGCACACCGAGCCCCCGGCCGCGCGGCAGGCACCGCCGCGCCGACGACGAGATCCTCGACGTGCCGTGGGACTCCGCCTTGCCCGAGCCGCTCGCGCCCGCCGAGCCGCCGCTCCCCCGCGTCGAGGCGTTACCCGAACCGCCCGGAGAAGCGCCACCTGCAGCGCTGCCCGCGGTCGACGCTCTGCCCCGCATCGAGCCCTTGCCTCCCGTTGAACCGATGCCTGCGGCCGAAGAACCACCCCGTGCCGAGGAACCGCCGCTCGCCGAGCCGCAGCCCGTCGCGGCAGCGCCCGAGCCGGAGCAACCGCCTCACGTCGAGCCGCCCTCCGTCAGTACGCCGTCTGCTGTTGGTACGCCGACGAACTCCGACGGCTTGCACGACGCCGAGGACCCGCCCGCGGTCGAGCTGCCGTCCATCACCGCGCTGCCGAACCTGCGGTCCAAGCCGTCCACTGTGGACTCCGCGACGGGCTCGTGGGGCGGTTGGCCTTCGCTGCCCACGAGCCAGAACGGCTCCACGCCCCAGCAGCCGTCCGCCAATGAGACCACTGTGCTCAAGCGCGCGAACGGGCGCCGCAAGCACGCCCTGCCGACCGGAGAGACGCCGCGCATCAAGAAGCTGCTCTCCCAGGTCTCCGCTCCGGAACCGCAGGCGACGACCGTCCTCAAGCACGACCCCGCCCCGACCAACGCGACTGTCGCGCTCTCCCCCGTATCGCCGCCTTCCGAGAGCACACCACCCACCATCGTGGCTCCCAGCGTCGCCGAGCCAACCGTCGTCGCAGCGTCCCCCGCAGCGCCAGCTCCCGCAGCGCCCCCTCCTGCCGCAGCACCTACCCCCGTCGCCACAGCACCCGCCACCGACCGCACAGTGGCAACTCCCGCAGCGCCAACTCCGGTGGCGGCGGCCCCGACAGTGATCGCCCCGACGCCACCGCCGACGACCGCACCGGCACCGGTCCCGCCGGTCACCGGACCTTTTCAGCCTGTCGCACCGAACGGCGCCGTCGCTCCGGCGCCCACGGTGGTGGCCCCGGCTCCTTGGGCGACCCCGTCGATCCCGGGGATGCCGGTTCCCGCAATGCATCCGGCACACCCGATGCAGGCTTCCCGCCCCGCGATCCCCCTGCCTTCGCCGCCGCAGCTGTCTGCGCCGCTTCCGATCCCGACGAACGGCGGTCGGACGAGCGGGCCGTGGCCCGTGCAGACCCCACAGGTCACCACGGTGCGCACGGGGCTCGCACTGCCCGCCGATCCGCGCAAGGACCTGGAGACGGGGCTCGGTGTGCCCGCCGCGCAGAACTTCTGGTTCTGGGTGGAGATCCAGGCCCCGGCGCCCGTCGCGGGTGCGGAGGACGCGGTGCTGTCGGTGGCGCTGTTCGAGTTCCCCGGCGAGTTCGCGATCAAGCAGGACGCGGCGCTCGGACAGATCCGGCTCGGCGCGGACGGCAGCTCGACCGTGCTCCGGCAACCGTCGATCGTCCAGGACGGGACTCGACTGTGCTTCCCGGTCACCTCGCCGTACACGCTCGGCCCCGCGCGCCTGCGCTGCAACGTCTACTGGCGGCAGACCCTGGTGCAGTCGATCCTCGTGCACGTCCAGGTCACCGCCAAGCCCGTGCCCTGCCCCAACGCGATGACGTCCACAGTGGACTACCGCGTCGCGGACCCGGCCGAGACGCTGGGCATGCCCCAGGTCCCCGAGCACTCGGCGAGCCTGTTGCTCACCGGGGACGGCCGGGGAAGTCAGTCGGTCCGGCTGGTCGCCTCAGACGGCAGGGAGACGCTGCGCGCGGAGACCTCGCTCGGCGAACACCAGCTCGCAGAGGAGATCCGGCTCGCCCGCGGCGCACTGAACCGGGTCGCGTGGGCCAGCGCGGAACCGTGGCGCGCCGGTCTGGAGTACCGCTACGCCAAGCCGCCGACCGTCGAGCAGTTCACCCTCGACCTCGGCCTGCTCGCCACGCACGGCCGTCGCCTCTACCAGCTGCTGATGAGCGGGGTGCCCGAGCACGTCGGCGCCGCGTTCGCCAAGCCCGGGTTCGTCCAGGTCCCGATCGCCCCGTCGAGCCGTCACGTGCTGCCGACGGCGCTGATCTACGACCTGCCGCTGGACATCGGCTCGCCGGTGCTGCGGCTGTGCGCCGACTTCCTCGCCGCCGTCCAACGCGGCGGCCTCTACGGCAGCCCGTGCTTCCTGCGCACCTGCGCCCACGCGCGCCAGCCCGACCCGGCGACGGTGTGCCCCGGTGGATTCTGGGGTTTCCGGCACGCGCTCGGCCTGCCGGTCTCGGTCGGGCTCGGGCCGTCGCTGCCACCGGCGCTGCCCTCCGGCAACGGCGTCGGTCTGGCAGGCGGCCTCTACCGCGGCTTCCCCTCCGCAGAGGAGCACAGCGCGGCGCTGCGCAGAATGCTGCCGTGGCGCGGGTTCCAGCTCGGCGAGACCCACGAGCGCACCCTGTCCGAACTGGACAGCGATCCTCAGGTCGTCTACTTCTACGCGCACGGCGGGGTTGACGGCGACACGCCGTTCCTGCGCGTCGGCACCGACTCCGAGGACCCGCTCACCCCGGCCGACCTCAGGCAGCGGCGGCTGCGCTGGCAGCGGAGCAGGCCGCTGGTCTTCCTCAACACCAGCAAGGTCACCGGCATGCGCCCGGAGCGGGCGATGGGCCTCGTCGGCTACTTCGTCAACGAGGCACTGGCCAGCGGCGTGATCGGTACCGAGACCACCGTCTTCGAGGAGCTGGCCGACGAGTTCGGCCAGGAGGTCCTGCGCTCCTTCGTGATCAACCGGGACGCCATCGGGGTCGCGGTGATGCGTGCGCGGATCTCGTTGCTGGCGAAGGGGAATCCGCTCGGGCTGGCGTACGTGCCGTTCGTCTCACCGTCGATCGGCCTTGCCGCGGGGTAG
- a CDS encoding GNAT family N-acetyltransferase — protein MPSLVPPACPPGTLATTPQPTIAETLRPWRPEDSPALRTAFADPHIQQWHRLSLESTAEAEEWIASWAVRWAAEEAASWAITEGEQVLGQVGLRGVDLAEGHAELSYWVLPEARGRGVAVRAAQALADWAFDVAGLHRLEIGHSVANTASCAVARRLGYPLEGTKKSAYLHVDGWHDAHVHARVKLAR, from the coding sequence ATGCCCAGCCTCGTCCCCCCAGCCTGCCCACCAGGCACCCTCGCCACCACCCCCCAACCCACGATCGCCGAAACCCTTCGACCGTGGCGCCCCGAAGATTCCCCCGCGCTCCGCACCGCCTTCGCCGACCCGCACATCCAGCAGTGGCACCGCCTGTCCCTGGAATCCACCGCCGAGGCGGAGGAGTGGATCGCGAGCTGGGCCGTCCGCTGGGCGGCGGAGGAAGCCGCCAGCTGGGCGATCACCGAGGGGGAGCAGGTGCTCGGGCAGGTCGGGCTACGCGGAGTGGATCTCGCCGAAGGGCATGCGGAACTGTCCTACTGGGTGCTTCCCGAGGCGCGCGGCCGGGGTGTCGCGGTGCGCGCGGCACAGGCGCTCGCCGACTGGGCGTTCGACGTGGCCGGGCTGCACCGGCTGGAGATCGGGCATTCGGTGGCGAACACGGCGTCCTGTGCGGTGGCACGACGGCTCGGGTATCCCTTGGAGGGAACCAAGAAGAGCGCCTACCTGCACGTGGACGGCTGGCACGACGCCCACGTGCACGCCAGGGTCAAGCTCGCGCGGTGA
- a CDS encoding 13E12 repeat family protein — MAVLLRDALVLSPYEARRRTRLVRGLPSLPQARVALREGAIHADHVFVIADTLATLPVERREEAEASLAARTGVEPSRWRMDQAWAWDQQAFAQVPGSRRADLGQSVNGAKRA; from the coding sequence GTGGCGGTGCTACTGCGGGATGCGTTGGTGCTCTCCCCGTATGAGGCGCGGCGGCGGACCCGGCTGGTGCGCGGGTTGCCATCGCTGCCGCAGGCGCGGGTGGCGTTGCGGGAGGGCGCGATCCACGCCGATCACGTGTTCGTCATCGCCGACACCCTCGCCACGCTCCCCGTCGAGCGTCGGGAGGAAGCCGAGGCATCCCTGGCTGCACGCACGGGGGTTGAACCGAGCCGTTGGAGGATGGACCAGGCCTGGGCCTGGGATCAGCAAGCCTTCGCACAGGTACCAGGCAGCCGACGCGCTGATCTCGGTCAAAGCGTAAATGGCGCAAAGCGCGCGTAG